From Daucus carota subsp. sativus chromosome 6, DH1 v3.0, whole genome shotgun sequence, the proteins below share one genomic window:
- the LOC108226447 gene encoding DEK domain-containing chromatin-associated protein 2-like, with amino-acid sequence MASEDGSGEEDTKVADMQVENPEIEAEKEAESNPNPNHTQPDSVMADKEEAEQEEGVDKAEQDVEKDQEEQDVEKEEEKETEEAEEEKEEEETSKKGSGMKTPVSRKRRGEVKESTIERPSRERKTVERYTETSLARGSATKPFSIEKGKRMMLKDIPNVAFKLSKIKPDDNLQLLHNILFGKRMKVHTLKKNIGLFSGFVWAENEV; translated from the exons ATGGCGTCTGAGGACGGATCTGGGGAAGAGGACACGAAAGTAGCTGATATGCAAGTGGAGAATCCTGAAATTGAAGCTGAAAAAGAAGCCGAatcaaaccctaaccctaatcaTACTCAACCTGATTCTGTAATGGCGGATAAGGAGGAAGCAGAGCAAGAGGAAGGTGTCGACAAGGCGGAACAAGATGTTGAAAAGGACCAGGAGGAACAAGATGTCGAAAAAGAGGAAGAGAAGGAGACTGAAGAGGCGGAAGAGGAAAAGGAGGAGGAGGAGACAAGTAAGAAGGGAAGTGGAATGAAGACACCGGTGTCGAGAAAGCGGAGAGGCGAAGTGAAAGAGTCGACAATTGAAAGGCCTTCTAGGGAAAGAAAGACAGTTGAGAGATATACCGAAACTTCTTTAGCTAGAGGTTCTGCCACCAAGCCCTTTTCGATTGAGAAG GGGAAAAGGATGATGCTCAAGGACATTCCAAATG TGGCCTTCAAGCTGTCAAAGATAAAACCTGATGATAACCTGCAGCTACTACATAACATCCTTTTTGGAAAGAGGATGAAG GTGCATACACTAAAAAAGAACATTGGGTTGTTTTCAGGCTTCGTGTGGGCTGAGAATGAGGTATGA
- the LOC108228193 gene encoding glutamate-1-semialdehyde 2,1-aminomutase, chloroplastic, whose translation MKDKKRNRKARSSKSPRSVEEASGTLSKELMPGGVNSPVRAFKSVGGQPIVIDSVKGSHMWDIDGNEYIDYVGSWGPAIIGHADDEVLKALAERMKKGTSFGAPCLLENVLAEMVISAVPSIEMVRFVNSGTEACMGVLRLARAFTGRQKIIKFEGCYHGHADPFLVKAGSGVATLGLPDSPGVPKAATYDTLTSPYNGIQTVTSLFEEHKGEIAAIILEPVVGNSGFITPTVDFLNASARSQKGNDTLLIFDEVMTGFRLSYGGAQEYFGITPDLTTLGKIIGGGLPVGAYGGRREIMEMVAPAGPMYQAGTLSGNPLAMTAGIHTLKRLKQAGNYEYLDKITSELINGILEAGKNAGHAICGGYISGMFGFFFTEGPVYNFDDAKKCDTAKFAKFYRGMLEEGVYFAPSQFEAGFTSLAHSSEDIQRTIAAADKVLRQL comes from the exons atg AAAGATAAAAAGCGGAACAGGAAGGCTAGATCTAGCAAGTCGCCAAGATCTGTTGAGGAAGCTTCAGGAACATTATCCAAG GAATTGATGCCTGGAGGTGTGAATTCGCCGGTACGAGCATTCAAATCAGTAGGCGGACAGCCTATTGTGATTGACTCGGTCAAGGGATCTCACATGTGGGACATTGATGGAAACGAGTACATCGATTACGTTGGTTCATGGGGGCCTGCAATCATTGGTCATGCCGACGATGAG GTACTCAAAGCCTTGGCTGAAAGAATGAAGAAGGGTACTAGCTTTGGTGCTCCATGTCTTCTAGAGAATGTTCTGGCTGAGATGGTCATCTCAGCTGTACCAAGTATAGAAATGGTGAGATTTGTCAACTCTGGCACAGAAGCATGTATGGGAGTACTTCGTCTGGCTCGTGCATTCACTGGCAGACAGAAAATCATCAAGTTCGAGGGTTGTTACCATGGTCATGCAGATCCATTCTTAGTTAAGGCTGGAAGCGGTGTTGCTACTCTAGGACTCCCGGACTCTCCTGGTGTCCCGAAGGCAGCTACCTATGATACACTAACATCTCCATACAATGGCATTCAAACTGTGACAAGTCTGTTTGAGGAGCACAAAGGGGAAATAGCTGCAATCATCCTTGAGCCTGTGGTAGGAAACTCCGGTTTCATCACCCCTACAGTTGATTTCTTGAATGCCTCCGCAAGATCACAAAAAGGAAATGATACTCTTCTAATTTTTGATGAAGTCATGACTGGATTTCGGTTGTCGTATGGTGGTGCTCAAGAATACTTTGGCATCACTCCCGACTTAACAACCCTGGGGAAGATTATTGGGGGTGGGCTGCCTGTTGGGGCATATGGTGGAAGGAGGGAGATTATGGAGATGGTTGCACCAGCCGGGCCAATGTACCAAGCTGGGACACTTAGTGGTAACCCATTGGCAATGACTGCAGGAATCCACACTCTTAAGAGGTTAAAACAGGCGGGAAATTACGAATACTTGGATAAAATCACCAGTGAGCTTATCAATGGGATTTTGGAAGCCGGAAAGAATGCTGGACACGCAATCTGTGGAGGTTATATAAGTGGAATGTTCGGTTTTTTCTTCACAGAAGGGCCTGTATATAACTTTGATGATGCTAAGAAGTGCGATACAGCCAAGTTTGCAAAATTTTACAGAGGAATGCTAGAGGAAGGAGTATACTTTGCACCTTCACAATTTGAGGCTGGGTTCACTAGCCTAGCACATAGTTCTGAAGATATTCAGAGGACGATAGCAGCCGCTGATAAAGTTTTAAGACAACTCTAG
- the LOC135147064 gene encoding polyribonucleotide nucleotidyltransferase 2, mitochondrial-like: MHRKGAPKERELLCGRLIDRPIRPLFPAGFFHEVQVSANVLLSDGKQDPDVMEANATSAALMLSDIPWNGPIGMIRMGRISGKLVVNPSMDEEDRRCQVCCQLEEEGLQETSC; encoded by the exons ATGCATAGGAAGGGTGCTCCTAAAGAACGTGAACTATTATGTGGCAGGCTTATTGATCGGCCCATACGGCCACTTTTCCCTGCTGGATTTTTCCATGAGGTTCAG GTATCAGCCAATGTTCTTTTGTCTGATGGCAAACAAGATCCTGATGTGATGGAAGCCAATGCCACGTCGGCTGCTCTTATGCTTTCAGATATTCCTTGGAATGGTCCCATTGGTATGATTCGAATGGGGAGGATTTCCGGGAAATTAGTCGTGAATCCAAGCATGGATGAG GAGGATCGGAGGTGTCAGGTGTGTTGTCAACTGGAGGAGGAGGGTCTGCAGGAGACATCTTGCTAG